The proteins below are encoded in one region of Ricinus communis isolate WT05 ecotype wild-type chromosome 6, ASM1957865v1, whole genome shotgun sequence:
- the LOC8258402 gene encoding glycerol-3-phosphate acyltransferase 5 encodes MNSVVSELEGTLLKDPDPFSYFMLVAFEASGLLRFALLLMLWPVIFFLHMLGMQDHGLKLMIFVATAGIRESEIEVVARAVLPKFFMDDIDMEAWSVFTCSGKRVVITKMPRIMAERFVKEHLRADEVVGSELIVNRFGFATGFIKGVDVDSFISSRVAKLFIDEKPTLGLGRTASGSSFLSLCKGQLHPPFIAHKKQHDHQLIRPLPVIFHDGRLVKRPTPFTALLIILWIPLGIILALIRILVGVMLPMWAKPYLSRLLGGKVIVKGKPPPPPADGNKGVLFVCTHRTLMDPVVLSTVLKRKIPAVTYSISRLSEILSPIPTVRLTRIREVDAEKIKRELARGDLAVCPEGTTCREPFLLRFSALFAELTDRIVPVAMNYRVGFFHATTARGWKGLDPIFFFMNPRPVYEVTFLNQLPVEATCSSGKSPHDVANYVQRILAATLGFECTNFTRKDKYRVLAGNDGTVSYTSFLDQIKKVVSTFKPFFH; translated from the exons ATGAATTCTGTTGTTTCCGAGCTTGAAGGAACTCTCCTGAAAGATCCTGACCCTTTTTCTTACTTCATGTTAGTAGCATTCGAAGCGTCGGGTTTGCTTCGTTTTGCATTGCTGTTGATGTTATGGCCTGTGATTTTCTTTCTACACATGTTAGGAATGCAAGATCACGGACTGAAGCTAATGATCTTTGTTGCTACTGCTGGCATTCGTGAATCGGAGATCGAAGTGGTGGCAAGAGCAGTTCTGCCGAAGTTTTTCATGGATGATATTGACATGGAGGCATGGAGTGTCTTTACTTGCTCTGGTAAAAGAGTTGTTATCACTAAAATGCCTAGGATTATGGCAGAAAGGTTCGTTAAGGAGCATTTAAGAGCTGATGAAGTTGTTGGAAGTGAACTTATAGTGAACCGATTCGGATTCGCTACAGGTTTTATCAAAGGTGTTGATGTTGATTCATTTATCTCCAGTCGAGTTGCTAAGCTGTTCATCGACGAAAAGCCTACGTTAGGATTGGGAAGAACTGCTTCAGGTTCTTCGTTCTTGTCTTTATGCAAG GGTCAATTGCACCCACCATTTATCGCCCACAAGAAGCAGCATGACCACCAGCTAATCCGCCCTCTCCCGGTGATTTTCCATGACGGTCGTCTTGTCAAGCGTCCAACACCATTCACAGCTCTTCTAATCATTCTATGGATCCCATTAGGCATCATACTCGCATTAATCAGAATTCTGGTGGGAGTAATGCTACCAATGTGGGCTAAACCCTACTTATCTCGATTACTCGGTGGCAAAGTCATTGTCAAAGGAAAACCACCACCACCCCCGGCCGATGGCAACAAAGGTGTCTTATTCGTGTGCACTCACCGCACTCTAATGGACCCAGTAGTCCTATCCACAGTACTAAAACGTAAAATCCCAGCAGTCACATACTCAATTTCACGATTATCAGAAATTCTATCACCAATCCCAACTGTTAGATTAACAAGAATTCGCGAGGTAGATGCAGAGAAAATCAAGCGCGAATTAGCCAGAGGTGATCTAGCGGTTTGTCCAGAAGGAACAACATGTAGAGAAccatttttattaagatttagTGCACTTTTCGCTGAACTAACGGATCGGATAGTCCCAGTGGCTATGAATTACAGGGTAGGGTTTTTCCATGCAACAACAGCTAGAGGATGGAAAGGTTTGGACCCGATATTTTTCTTCATGAACCCTAGACCAGTATATGAAGTGACATTCTTGAACCAGTTGCCAGTAGAAGCTACATGCTCGTCTGGTAAGAGTCCACATGACGTTGCGAATTATGTGCAAAGAATCTTAGCAGCTACGTTAGGGTTTGAGTGCACAAATTTTACTAGAAAAGACAAGTACAGGGTTCTTGCAGGGAATGATGGAACTGTATCTTATACTTCCTTTCTTGATCAGATCAAGAAAGTGGTGAGCACTTTCAAGCCCTTCTTTCACTAA